A stretch of DNA from Anopheles nili chromosome 2, idAnoNiliSN_F5_01, whole genome shotgun sequence:
GTGCTCGGTAGATAAATATGAAACGCTGAATTCGCTAAAACCTAAACCTTCCGGTGTTACCCCGCAAACCCCCCTTCACCGACACCCGATAGCTGATAGCTGGAAGATGACGTCAGTGTTCCCTTCTGCTCCACACAGATCATGATAATACCGGTGATGCAGAGCTTCGGGCTGATCTTCCGAGACACCTTCCGGGAGATCGACATTTCGGCCACGAAGGCGTCGGTCATCATCAACCTCGCATCGGCCGTTGGGATGGCACTGGGGCTGTTCAATGGCCCTTTGCTGCGGAGGTTCGGCTTCCGGAAGATGGCCGTCACGGGGGGTCTCGTCTTCTCCTTCGGGTTGATGCTGACATCGTCGGCGACATATTTCGGACATTTCATTGTTACCTACAGTATTATAGCGTGTAAGTTGGCCACGATCCCTTTGTTATTCTATCACCTCACTGCTTTACCACCTTTACAGCCCTTGGGATGGGATTCTGCAATTCATCCTTTTCACTTGCGTTGAATACGTACTTCCTGGAGCGCCGTAATAAAGCGGCCGGCATCGCGATGGCAATCACTGGTTTAGGACCGATTCTGCTGCCCCAACTGGTGTCCCTTCTGCTCCGTATGTTTGGAGCACGGTACTGTTTGCTGATCATCGGCGCACTGGCCACACACATCATCGCTGGGGGTCTGCTCCTTCAGCCAGTTCAGTGGCATACCGTGCACGTGCCGGCCCCACCGGAACAGCTGGAAACAGCCGCTTGTGCTCCACCGGTTGAGGTCAAAATCGTTCCGGATGATgaagacaacaacaacggtgATGACGAGGAGCTCATGGAGAAACGCAGCTTTATCGATCACGACGTGGACGCGCAGAGCATCTACGGGTTCGAGTTGACTTCGCAGTTGCGCCAACGAGATTCGTTTTCACAATCGCCTTCGAGTGGACACCATGCCATGCAGAGGGCAAAGAGTGAAGGTAAGATATGTgctctgctgctgccgccggcCGTTTTCAAATCCTGGAGAAGAACAGTAAATGCTAAAGCTCAACTGATTGCAGTTCTCACTCCTGTACAGCGCTGCCCATCGGAGACTCGATCTCTGAAGACTGATTCTCCATCGACGCGGCCACTCCGCTGGTTCCACTCCGGGTCGGCGGAAAGTGTGCATCTAGGAAGTTCGTTGGCCATATGGGACGGCAGTGCGTCTATGCCTGGAGATCAGCCTCCGCCAGACCAGCAACGACGTTCATCCCAGAGGCGGTTTTCCAGCTTTACGAATGTACGCTTTTTTCCGCTGCAAAAGCGCTGGTTCGAAACCTCGGCCGAAACAGTCAACCTCGGTAGCTCGATGAAGATCTTCGACGAACGGCAGACCGGTACGGGTGGTCCACGACGTGGATCCCTTGGTAGTGGAGTCGTGATGAACGGCACGGGAAAACTACCGGCACTAAGCGAAAACCAGGGGCTCACCGATGAGGCCACTCATCTGCCGTCGATTGTGCGGCAACTCGAAAATGCCAAATCCACTCCACCTAGTGTGCCAAATACGTCACCCAGTGGCTCCTCCGAAGGATGTTTCGCAAAAGTGGTCAACTTTTTTGATCTAACGCTGTTGCAAGACAAAATCTATCTCAACATGATGCTCGGCATGTCGATTGCGGTTTTTGCGGAGATTAACTTTTCCCTCCTGACACCGTTCATACTGGGAGATCTTGGCTACAATACAGAGCAAATCGCATCCATCATGTCGACGCTGGCGTTGGCCGATCTGCTTTTCCGGTTTATCAGTCCGTTCGTGGGGGATTACTTCAAGCTCACACCACGCATTATGTACATGATCGCGCTCTGTATGTTGATCGTGACGCGCTTTAGTATCCTGCTTGCTCAAACCTACGACGAAATGATGATGGTAGCGTTCGGGATCGGTGTTGCAAAGGGCGTACGGTCGGTGTACATGAGTCTGGTTATACCGAGCTATATACCACTCAGTCGACTACCCTCCGCTTCTAGCATTCAGATGACTACAAACGGAATCGTCCTGATGACGATAGGGCCGTGCGTAGGAATGCTCCGCGACTGGACGGGGAGCTACTCCAAAAGTATCATTCTCATCAACGGATTTACCATTGTAACGCTGCTGATGTGGAGTGCGGAACTTATCTACGTACGTCGAAGGCACCACCGTAACAAATTAAAGCCTATGCTACGCGAACCGGAAACAACAAAGTCAGTTTCTTGATACTCAACAGGGAGAATTCTTATTGtttatcgatcgattcgctggtactgtaaaaataaagccatCATCTACTTTAAGCGTGCAAATAATGCATTACACAAATGGAGTGTTCATAAggcaaatatttttaaaaaaattacagtctttgtatttttttcttaacatTTTCCCCCCAGTTCCGTCTAGTCCGTAACGGCAGCGGCAAAGGTTCGCATAGGACGTTCGCAGCTTACACTGAGCAATGTCGATATCAATATTTATCGAATTTCACCGATTGCACTTCTTTCTCGCTATGTTACTCTTGGCAAAACGGCTTGCCGACGAATAGGCATTATCAGCTTGTCTGAAATCTTATGTTACGCTTGAAATAT
This window harbors:
- the LOC128730227 gene encoding uncharacterized protein LOC128730227, which translates into the protein MQESGCQQNPRQLQQNQKDKPPDGGWGWMVVLAYGMANIMIIPVMQSFGLIFRDTFREIDISATKASVIINLASAVGMALGLFNGPLLRRFGFRKMAVTGGLVFSFGLMLTSSATYFGHFIVTYSIIASLGMGFCNSSFSLALNTYFLERRNKAAGIAMAITGLGPILLPQLVSLLLRMFGARYCLLIIGALATHIIAGGLLLQPVQWHTVHVPAPPEQLETAACAPPVEVKIVPDDEDNNNGDDEELMEKRSFIDHDVDAQSIYGFELTSQLRQRDSFSQSPSSGHHAMQRAKSEVLTPVQRCPSETRSLKTDSPSTRPLRWFHSGSAESVHLGSSLAIWDGSASMPGDQPPPDQQRRSSQRRFSSFTNVRFFPLQKRWFETSAETVNLGSSMKIFDERQTGTGGPRRGSLGSGVVMNGTGKLPALSENQGLTDEATHLPSIVRQLENAKSTPPSVPNTSPSGSSEGCFAKVVNFFDLTLLQDKIYLNMMLGMSIAVFAEINFSLLTPFILGDLGYNTEQIASIMSTLALADLLFRFISPFVGDYFKLTPRIMYMIALCMLIVTRFSILLAQTYDEMMMVAFGIGVAKGVRSVYMSLVIPSYIPLSRLPSASSIQMTTNGIVLMTIGPCVGMLRDWTGSYSKSIILINGFTIVTLLMWSAELIYVRRRHHRNKLKPMLREPETTKSVS